A stretch of the Planktothricoides raciborskii GIHE-MW2 genome encodes the following:
- a CDS encoding YdiU family protein, producing the protein MTQTQAFKTIETANPFLTLNYEPALEKLGDDYYDPVPAAEFPVHILRFRNDDLLPTLGLDPKEVTDQDFIEAFGYFLGVRPFLALRYHGYQFGEYNPNLGDGRGFLYGQVRGVDGELYDLGTKGSGKTPYSRTADGRLTLKGGVREVLAAEALQRMGVRTSRCLSLIETGEQLWRGDEPSPTRSSVMIRFSKSHIRFGTFERLHYISRPDLIVKLLNHVISQYYPAVSGRKIGKVLPPIAPDLIQNGLEEYSQEHYVRFYGELVQRVAELVAQWMAAGFCHAVLNTDNMSITGESFDYGPYAFIPTYNPKFTAAYFDYYGRYSYGNQPTICYWNLQKLQVPLKAAIAPNEMEAALDRFYEYYEAAYRELMLKKLGFENVPTEEGRELVKLTLQVLSEYEVGYHEFFWQLTQQFSPQWREDISLIFPEVEASEVLQPWRQLYHHMLQFLSGDELAKIGERLRRFNPQTVLLRPEIEAIWEAIAVEDNWQPFYELLQRIKA; encoded by the coding sequence GTGACCCAAACTCAAGCATTCAAAACTATAGAAACGGCTAATCCTTTCTTAACCCTGAACTATGAACCAGCCCTGGAAAAGCTGGGGGATGACTACTACGATCCCGTTCCTGCCGCCGAATTTCCCGTACATATACTGCGTTTTCGCAATGACGACTTACTGCCTACTTTGGGACTCGACCCAAAAGAAGTCACCGATCAAGATTTTATCGAAGCGTTCGGTTATTTTCTGGGCGTCCGACCTTTTTTAGCCCTGCGCTACCACGGCTATCAGTTTGGTGAATATAACCCCAACTTAGGAGATGGTCGGGGTTTTCTTTATGGACAGGTACGCGGAGTGGATGGCGAACTCTACGACCTGGGCACCAAAGGCAGCGGTAAAACCCCTTATTCTCGTACCGCTGATGGTCGCTTAACCCTGAAAGGGGGAGTGCGGGAAGTCCTGGCCGCTGAAGCCTTACAACGCATGGGGGTGCGGACTTCTCGGTGTTTGAGTCTGATTGAAACTGGAGAACAACTCTGGCGTGGGGACGAACCTTCTCCCACCCGGTCTTCGGTGATGATTCGTTTCAGCAAGTCTCATATCCGGTTTGGCACTTTTGAACGATTGCATTATATTAGCCGTCCAGATTTAATTGTCAAGCTATTAAATCATGTGATTTCACAATATTATCCCGCTGTGAGTGGGCGGAAAATCGGGAAAGTTTTGCCACCGATCGCCCCTGATTTGATTCAGAATGGCCTGGAGGAATATAGTCAAGAGCATTATGTCCGTTTTTATGGGGAATTAGTGCAAAGAGTGGCGGAATTAGTGGCGCAATGGATGGCCGCCGGGTTTTGTCATGCGGTTTTAAATACGGATAATATGTCGATTACCGGGGAAAGTTTTGACTATGGCCCTTATGCTTTTATTCCTACCTATAATCCCAAGTTTACAGCGGCTTATTTTGACTATTATGGTCGCTACAGTTACGGCAATCAACCGACAATTTGTTACTGGAATTTACAAAAGTTGCAAGTTCCCTTAAAAGCCGCGATCGCTCCCAATGAGATGGAAGCGGCTTTAGATCGGTTTTATGAGTATTATGAGGCCGCGTACCGAGAACTAATGCTGAAAAAATTGGGTTTTGAAAACGTACCCACAGAAGAAGGTCGCGAATTAGTCAAGTTAACCCTACAAGTTTTAAGCGAATATGAAGTGGGTTATCACGAGTTTTTCTGGCAATTGACTCAACAGTTTTCCCCCCAATGGCGTGAAGATATAAGTCTGATTTTTCCAGAGGTAGAAGCTTCCGAAGTTTTGCAACCTTGGCGGCAGTTATATCATCATATGTTGCAGTTTTTATCCGGGGATGAACTGGCAAAAATCGGTGAACGGTTAAGGCGATTTAATCCCCAAACGGTTCTATTACGACCAGAAATTGAAGCGATTTGGGAGGCGATCGCTGTTGAGGATAATTGGCAACCATTCTATGAGTTATTGCAGCGGATTAAAGCTTAG
- a CDS encoding serine/threonine-protein kinase, translating into MYCVNPACPNPNNPDTTRRCQSCGANLLLRDRYQTIKALGQGGFGATFIARDRALPGAPVCVIKQLRPASESPRVLEMARQLFAREAKTLGRVGDHPQVPRLLDYFAVKDPVIGQEFFYLVQEYIAGKNLKQEVKASGLFTEERAKDFLRQILPLIKYLHENEVIHRDIKPANIIRRDIDQQLVLIDFGAVKDEVNQTIMSNNTGETAFTSFAIGTPGFAPQEQMALRPVYASDIYAIGATCLYLLTGQSPKNFGYDPLTCEIIWRPSVQISDGFAEILAKMLAAGVRDRYHSADEVLQALDLESHSQDLAQSMMTRPIAQTQVPEETTQIDTEDSKWLPEHIRQARAIRDRKAKKEKTILKQGLTMNTGIDPRTVAQSGGSGGSHGGTHAKITPDSEALDAHGVRLAYTKGKRDFIECDLVGLNLQNSILQKANFYHSKLDRVNLEGSDLFNASFDRSSLTQANLRNANLSKASFLYANLSGADLRGADLSYASFNYANLRGVNLCGANLTGAMITDQQLSYARTNWMTIKPNGKRSFFG; encoded by the coding sequence ATGTACTGCGTTAATCCAGCTTGTCCTAATCCGAACAATCCTGACACAACTCGCCGCTGCCAAAGTTGCGGGGCAAACCTTCTACTGCGCGATCGCTACCAAACGATCAAAGCGTTGGGTCAAGGTGGCTTTGGGGCTACGTTTATCGCCCGCGATCGCGCCTTACCCGGTGCCCCTGTCTGTGTGATTAAGCAACTGCGTCCGGCTTCTGAGTCTCCCCGTGTTCTAGAAATGGCGCGGCAGCTTTTTGCCCGAGAAGCCAAAACCCTTGGTCGGGTTGGAGATCATCCCCAAGTTCCCCGACTCCTGGACTATTTTGCCGTCAAAGATCCCGTGATTGGTCAGGAATTTTTCTATTTGGTTCAGGAATATATTGCCGGCAAAAACCTGAAGCAAGAAGTAAAAGCTTCGGGGCTGTTCACTGAGGAGAGGGCTAAAGATTTTCTCCGGCAAATTTTGCCGTTGATTAAATATCTGCACGAGAATGAGGTGATTCACCGCGATATTAAACCGGCGAATATTATCCGTCGTGATATCGATCAACAGTTGGTTTTGATTGATTTTGGGGCGGTGAAAGATGAGGTGAATCAAACCATTATGAGCAACAATACGGGGGAAACCGCTTTTACTTCCTTTGCTATTGGCACCCCCGGTTTTGCACCCCAAGAACAGATGGCTTTGCGCCCGGTTTATGCCAGCGATATCTATGCGATCGGGGCAACTTGTCTTTATTTATTGACGGGTCAATCGCCGAAAAATTTTGGCTACGATCCCCTGACTTGCGAAATTATTTGGCGACCATCCGTGCAGATTAGTGATGGGTTTGCGGAGATTCTGGCAAAAATGCTGGCGGCAGGAGTGCGCGATCGCTATCATAGCGCCGATGAAGTGCTCCAAGCCTTGGATCTGGAGTCTCATAGCCAGGATTTAGCCCAAAGTATGATGACGCGACCGATCGCGCAGACTCAAGTACCGGAAGAAACAACCCAAATCGATACAGAAGACTCTAAATGGTTGCCAGAACATATTCGTCAAGCCCGGGCAATTCGCGATCGCAAAGCCAAAAAAGAAAAAACCATCTTAAAACAAGGTTTAACCATGAATACCGGCATAGATCCCAGAACCGTTGCCCAATCTGGTGGATCTGGAGGTTCTCACGGTGGGACTCACGCGAAAATAACCCCAGATTCTGAAGCCCTCGATGCCCATGGGGTCAGATTAGCTTATACCAAAGGTAAACGAGATTTTATTGAATGCGATTTAGTGGGATTAAATCTGCAAAACAGTATCTTACAAAAAGCTAATTTTTATCACTCCAAATTAGATCGAGTCAATCTTGAAGGTTCAGACTTATTTAATGCGAGTTTTGACCGATCCAGCTTAACTCAAGCCAATTTGCGGAATGCCAACTTAAGCAAAGCTTCTTTTCTTTATGCCAACTTAAGCGGCGCTGATTTACGCGGTGCCGACTTAAGTTATGCCTCTTTCAACTATGCGAACTTGCGAGGAGTCAACCTCTGTGGGGCGAATTTGACTGGGGCGATGATTACCGATCAACAGTTATCTTATGCTCGCACCAATTGGATGACCATTAAACCCAATGGCAAACGCAGCTTTTTTGGCTAA
- a CDS encoding DUF427 domain-containing protein, which yields MPKAIWNGAVLAESDRCEVVEGNQYFPPDSINQEYFKPSNTHTTCGWKGVASYYTIEVDGQQNKDAAWYYPTPKEAAKNIAGYVAFWRGVKVEI from the coding sequence ATGCCAAAAGCAATTTGGAATGGTGCGGTATTAGCAGAAAGCGATCGCTGTGAAGTGGTAGAAGGCAATCAATACTTTCCCCCTGATTCTATTAACCAGGAATACTTTAAACCTAGCAATACTCATACCACTTGTGGTTGGAAAGGTGTAGCTAGTTACTACACCATTGAAGTCGATGGTCAACAAAATAAGGATGCGGCTTGGTATTATCCCACCCCCAAAGAAGCCGCCAAAAACATTGCTGGATATGTGGCATTTTGGCGGGGAGTAAAAGTCGAGATTTAA
- the recQ gene encoding DNA helicase RecQ: MLGSSPPPTTAQVQLNKALKHFFGYDTFRPGQQQIIEAALQNRDLLIVMPTGGGKSLCFQLPALLKRGVTVVVSPLIALMQDQVEALRNNGIGATFLNSTLSPQEMRSREMAIINGKVKLLYVAPERLLSDRFLPFLDLLHYQIGIHSFAIDEAHCVSEWGHDFRPEYRQLKLLRDRYPDIPMMALTATATDRVRQDIIQQLALKQVLVHLASFNRPNLYYEVRQKGHNSYGELLQLIRQSKGSSIVYCLSRKKVDELGFRLQQDGIAALPYHAGMRDEDRTNNQTRFIRDDVQVIVATIAFGMGINKPDVRLVVHYDLPKNIEGYYQESGRAGRDGEEAKCILFFSYGDLKTIDFIIEQKNDIEEQKIARQQLRQIINYAEGTDCRRTILQGYFGEKYPGNCLNCDNCCNPQPTEDWTIEAQKFLSCVARCQERFGMIYIIDVLRGSKQKRVLQNRHDRLSTYGIGMDKTAEEWKLLGRSLIHQGLVTETTDGYPVLKLNDASWEVLRKQRSVHIVIPKKSVNVLTSASNKKVEFETLFEMLRGLRKQIADEQGIPPYMVFADSTLRLMAQMRPQTLAALRDTPGVVEYKVAQYGDRFISVIMSYIQTQINTQNTARKSPKTTVSGRPTATQIHTLQLYQNGLTIAEIAAIRNIKTSTVASHLADLIELNQPIDINQLVPPERQAAICQALQVVGDRALTPIRDYLGESYSYDEICLVRGWWRQQNPEF; encoded by the coding sequence ATGTTAGGGAGTAGTCCTCCACCCACAACCGCCCAAGTGCAACTGAACAAAGCCTTAAAACATTTTTTTGGCTATGATACTTTTCGCCCCGGACAGCAGCAAATTATTGAAGCGGCGCTACAAAATCGGGATTTATTAATTGTGATGCCCACGGGGGGCGGAAAATCCCTCTGTTTTCAACTGCCTGCATTGCTGAAACGCGGGGTGACGGTGGTGGTTTCACCCTTAATTGCTTTGATGCAAGACCAGGTGGAAGCTTTGCGGAATAATGGCATTGGGGCGACTTTTCTCAACAGCACTTTATCGCCCCAAGAGATGCGATCGCGGGAAATGGCGATTATCAATGGCAAGGTGAAGCTGCTTTATGTCGCCCCAGAACGGTTATTATCCGATCGCTTTTTACCCTTTTTAGACTTACTCCACTATCAAATCGGCATTCACTCTTTTGCCATTGATGAAGCGCATTGTGTATCAGAATGGGGGCATGATTTTCGCCCGGAATATCGCCAGTTAAAACTATTGCGCGATCGCTATCCCGATATTCCCATGATGGCGCTCACTGCCACCGCCACCGACCGGGTACGACAAGATATTATCCAACAACTTGCCCTGAAACAAGTCCTGGTTCATCTAGCGAGTTTTAACCGACCCAATCTTTACTATGAAGTCCGACAAAAAGGCCACAATTCCTATGGCGAACTTCTGCAACTAATCCGCCAAAGTAAAGGTTCTTCTATTGTCTATTGTCTGAGTCGCAAAAAAGTTGATGAACTAGGGTTTAGACTACAACAAGACGGGATTGCCGCTTTACCCTATCATGCCGGAATGCGCGATGAAGACCGCACCAACAATCAAACCCGGTTTATTCGCGATGACGTGCAAGTAATTGTCGCCACCATTGCTTTTGGCATGGGAATTAATAAGCCAGATGTGCGCTTAGTGGTGCATTATGACCTGCCGAAAAATATCGAAGGTTACTATCAAGAATCTGGACGGGCAGGACGAGATGGGGAAGAAGCTAAATGTATCTTATTTTTTAGTTATGGTGATTTAAAAACAATCGATTTTATTATCGAGCAAAAGAACGATATCGAAGAACAAAAAATCGCTCGTCAACAGCTTCGCCAAATTATTAACTATGCCGAAGGCACCGACTGTCGGCGGACAATTTTGCAAGGATATTTTGGCGAAAAATATCCGGGAAATTGTCTAAATTGTGATAATTGCTGCAATCCTCAACCGACGGAAGATTGGACAATTGAAGCCCAAAAGTTTCTCTCTTGTGTGGCGCGGTGCCAAGAACGCTTTGGCATGATTTATATTATTGATGTTTTGCGGGGTTCTAAGCAAAAAAGAGTTCTCCAAAATCGTCACGATCGATTATCCACTTATGGCATTGGCATGGATAAAACAGCGGAAGAATGGAAGCTATTAGGGCGATCGCTCATTCATCAAGGGTTAGTGACAGAAACCACCGATGGCTATCCGGTGTTAAAACTAAATGATGCCAGTTGGGAAGTATTGCGAAAACAGCGTTCAGTTCACATCGTCATACCGAAAAAATCTGTCAATGTTCTGACCTCTGCTTCTAATAAAAAAGTTGAATTTGAAACGTTATTTGAAATGTTACGGGGTTTACGCAAACAAATCGCTGATGAACAAGGGATACCCCCTTATATGGTATTTGCGGATTCCACTTTGCGTTTAATGGCACAAATGCGGCCCCAAACCTTAGCCGCTTTGCGAGATACTCCCGGAGTGGTCGAGTATAAAGTCGCCCAATATGGCGATCGCTTTATCTCCGTGATTATGTCCTATATTCAAACCCAAATTAACACCCAAAATACCGCCAGAAAATCCCCAAAAACTACGGTATCGGGTAGACCCACCGCTACCCAAATTCATACATTACAATTATATCAAAATGGGTTAACTATCGCCGAAATTGCCGCAATTAGAAATATTAAAACCAGCACAGTTGCCAGTCATTTAGCTGATTTAATTGAACTGAATCAACCCATTGATATTAATCAACTTGTCCCCCCAGAACGACAAGCCGCCATTTGTCAAGCATTGCAGGTAGTAGGCGATCGAGCTTTAACCCCAATTCGGGATTATTTAGGGGAAAGTTATTCCTATGATGAAATTTGCCTCGTTCGTGGTTGGTGGCGACAACAAAATCCCGAATTTTGA
- a CDS encoding Uma2 family endonuclease has translation MPVELTLEQQESQTVQTAEVHNVEVQNAEVQNAEDHNAESEEWTPTPPPTDLIFDDGEPLESNRHRIAMNALIEAVTLAYEGREDYFAGGNMFIYYSSKQARNRDFKGPDVFITLNVDGTKERQGWVVWEEEGRYPDVIIELMSPSTAAEDLGNKKKLYEQTFKTGHYFVYDPFAPESLQGWKLGENFRYEAIAPDDRGWLWCSSLGLWLGHWSGTILRETATWLRFYDEAGNLVKLSFELAQQEREIAQQEREIAQQEKDRADRAESDLQQEQLEKQQEKERADRAEAALAAEREQKQKLRDRLQALGIDPDQLV, from the coding sequence ATGCCTGTGGAACTGACTCTGGAACAACAAGAATCTCAAACTGTCCAAACTGCCGAAGTCCACAATGTCGAAGTCCAGAACGCCGAAGTCCAGAACGCCGAAGACCACAATGCGGAATCCGAAGAGTGGACTCCAACACCTCCCCCTACTGATTTAATCTTTGACGACGGAGAACCCTTGGAAAGTAATCGCCATCGCATCGCCATGAATGCCCTCATTGAAGCTGTCACCCTAGCTTATGAAGGACGAGAAGATTATTTTGCTGGTGGAAATATGTTCATTTATTACAGCAGCAAACAAGCCCGAAATCGAGATTTTAAAGGCCCTGATGTGTTTATTACCTTAAATGTGGATGGGACAAAAGAACGTCAAGGTTGGGTGGTTTGGGAAGAAGAAGGACGCTATCCCGATGTGATTATCGAGTTGATGTCCCCTTCTACTGCGGCTGAGGATTTGGGCAATAAGAAAAAGCTCTACGAGCAAACTTTTAAAACGGGGCATTATTTTGTCTATGACCCCTTTGCTCCCGAATCTTTACAGGGTTGGAAACTAGGCGAAAATTTCCGTTATGAAGCGATCGCCCCTGACGATCGCGGCTGGCTGTGGTGTTCTAGTTTAGGACTATGGTTGGGTCATTGGTCTGGCACGATCTTACGGGAGACGGCGACTTGGTTGCGCTTTTATGACGAGGCGGGAAATTTAGTTAAATTATCCTTTGAGTTAGCGCAACAAGAGCGAGAAATTGCTCAACAAGAGCGAGAAATTGCTCAACAGGAAAAAGACCGGGCCGATCGCGCTGAATCGGATCTCCAGCAAGAACAACTGGAGAAACAACAAGAAAAAGAACGGGCTGATCGCGCTGAAGCTGCTTTAGCCGCAGAACGCGAACAAAAACAAAAATTACGCGATCGCCTACAAGCACTGGGCATTGACCCGGATCAACTGGTTTAA
- a CDS encoding long-chain fatty acid--CoA ligase — protein MNASFSSELRDRDQAYVQAASDYANVQSLPEVWEKARSRFGKTLALWDPHATPPVQVTYSELVAQIQQFAAGIQALGLPPISNKIPPRVALFANDSPRWIVADQGLIYAGAADVVRGSDADREELLYILQNSGSHGLVVENLNLLEKLGSGLDDLPLQWVVLLSDEDPPTAIIDQPESLMVFSYDEVMAKGKNRPLEPAILKRDMLATLLYTSGTTGKPKGVMLTHGNLLHQINTLVSIIQPQPGDRILGILPTWHSLGRAAEYFVLSQGCTIVYTSIRHIKRDFAKYQPKFMIAVPRLWESIYEGVQKQFREQPENKQKLVNTFLSISERYILARRTWEGLRLDTHNPSSMERSLAALQMVLCWPIHKLATKLVYEKVREATGGHLKYVISGGGSLAMHLETFFEIVGLEVLVGYGLTETSPVLTARRYWRNLRGSAGLPIPETEIKIVDPETRQGLPVGDRGLVLARGPQVMQGYFNNPEATGKAIDAEGWFDTGDLGLITTEGHLVLTGRAKDTIVLTNGENIEPQPIEDACIRSPYIDQMMLVGQDQKYLGALIVPNFEALEQWAASQNLQLRLPSTVKTFSPKAPSNSEPEITLDNPVVQELFRQELNREVKNRPGYRPDDRIGVFRLITEPFSLENGLMTQTLKIKRPVVSDRYRKLISEMFT, from the coding sequence ATGAATGCTTCTTTTTCTTCAGAACTCCGCGATCGCGACCAAGCTTACGTGCAAGCAGCCAGCGATTATGCCAATGTCCAATCCCTGCCCGAAGTGTGGGAAAAGGCGCGATCGCGCTTTGGCAAGACCTTAGCCCTTTGGGATCCCCACGCCACCCCTCCGGTGCAAGTCACCTACAGCGAACTGGTCGCACAAATTCAACAATTTGCCGCAGGAATTCAAGCCCTAGGACTGCCACCGATTAGCAACAAGATCCCGCCGCGAGTGGCTTTATTTGCCAACGACAGCCCCCGATGGATCGTCGCCGACCAAGGGTTAATCTATGCCGGTGCTGCTGATGTGGTGCGCGGCAGTGACGCCGACCGGGAAGAATTGCTGTATATCCTGCAAAATAGCGGCAGTCATGGTCTGGTAGTCGAAAACCTGAATCTGTTAGAAAAATTGGGCTCTGGCTTAGACGATCTGCCCTTGCAGTGGGTCGTATTGCTTTCTGATGAAGATCCACCGACGGCGATTATCGATCAACCAGAATCGTTAATGGTTTTTTCTTACGATGAAGTGATGGCCAAAGGCAAAAATCGCCCCCTAGAACCCGCGATCCTCAAACGGGATATGTTGGCCACTTTACTCTATACTTCCGGCACTACGGGCAAACCCAAGGGAGTGATGCTGACTCATGGCAACCTGCTGCATCAAATCAATACCTTGGTCAGCATTATTCAGCCACAACCAGGCGATCGCATTTTGGGGATATTACCCACTTGGCATTCCCTGGGACGGGCTGCCGAATATTTTGTCCTGTCCCAAGGTTGCACCATTGTTTACACCAGCATTCGCCACATCAAGCGCGATTTTGCCAAATATCAACCTAAATTTATGATTGCCGTTCCCCGGTTATGGGAATCAATTTACGAAGGAGTACAAAAGCAATTCCGGGAACAACCGGAAAATAAGCAAAAACTCGTTAATACTTTCCTGAGTATTTCCGAACGCTATATTTTAGCCCGTCGCACGTGGGAAGGTTTACGTTTAGATACCCACAACCCTTCATCAATGGAGCGATCGCTTGCTGCCCTGCAAATGGTTCTCTGTTGGCCGATCCATAAACTTGCCACCAAACTGGTTTATGAAAAAGTCCGGGAAGCTACGGGGGGTCACCTTAAATATGTCATCAGTGGGGGCGGTTCCCTAGCCATGCACTTAGAAACCTTTTTTGAAATTGTCGGCTTAGAAGTGCTGGTGGGCTATGGTTTAACGGAAACATCCCCGGTACTCACCGCCCGTCGTTATTGGCGCAACTTACGGGGTTCTGCCGGTCTGCCCATTCCCGAAACAGAAATCAAAATCGTCGATCCTGAAACCAGACAAGGGCTACCCGTGGGCGATCGCGGCTTAGTCCTAGCCCGTGGCCCCCAAGTCATGCAAGGCTATTTTAACAATCCCGAAGCCACCGGCAAAGCCATTGACGCCGAAGGCTGGTTTGACACTGGGGACTTGGGCTTAATCACCACCGAAGGTCATCTCGTCCTCACCGGACGGGCAAAAGATACCATTGTGCTGACCAATGGGGAAAACATTGAACCCCAACCCATTGAAGACGCTTGTATCCGCAGCCCGTATATTGACCAAATGATGCTAGTCGGACAAGACCAAAAATATCTCGGCGCCTTAATTGTCCCCAACTTTGAGGCATTAGAACAATGGGCCGCCAGCCAAAACTTACAATTGCGTCTGCCGTCAACGGTGAAAACCTTCTCACCCAAGGCACCCAGCAACTCTGAGCCAGAAATCACCTTAGATAACCCAGTGGTGCAGGAATTATTCCGCCAAGAACTCAATCGCGAAGTGAAAAATCGGCCCGGATATCGTCCTGATGACCGGATCGGGGTTTTCCGCTTAATTACTGAGCCATTTTCCCTGGAAAACGGTCTAATGACTCAAACCCTGAAAATTAAACGTCCCGTGGTGAGCGATCGCTATCGCAAGCTGATTTCGGAAATGTTTACTTAA
- a CDS encoding Uma2 family endonuclease: MTSIITTKLYTFEEYLNYDDGSDRRYELVDGRLELMNPPTIRHLLISDMIRDIFKAEISRMNLPWLCFKETGVRTGWRKSRLTDVCVVLQEQAIELLDKSAVFQTPPLLVVEVVSPESVQRDYRYKRSEYAAAEIPEYWIVDPILNQVSVLRLDEGLYEETVFTGNQEIVSQIFPELTLTVEQILAAGNIG; encoded by the coding sequence ATGACATCCATAATCACAACCAAATTATATACTTTTGAGGAATATCTCAATTATGATGATGGGAGCGATCGCCGTTATGAATTGGTTGATGGGAGGCTAGAGCTAATGAATCCGCCAACGATTAGACATTTGCTAATTTCCGATATGATTCGCGATATATTTAAAGCTGAAATTTCTCGCATGAATTTACCTTGGCTGTGTTTTAAAGAAACAGGAGTGAGAACTGGGTGGCGGAAGTCTCGGTTAACTGATGTTTGCGTGGTCTTGCAGGAACAGGCGATCGAATTGCTGGATAAATCTGCTGTTTTTCAAACCCCACCTTTGTTAGTAGTAGAAGTGGTCAGTCCCGAATCGGTACAGCGAGATTATCGATATAAGCGATCGGAATATGCGGCAGCGGAAATTCCCGAATATTGGATTGTAGACCCAATTTTAAATCAAGTTTCTGTATTGCGATTGGATGAAGGATTATATGAGGAAACGGTTTTCACGGGAAACCAGGAAATTGTCTCTCAAATTTTCCCAGAGTTAACTTTAACCGTAGAGCAAATTTTGGCAGCCGGAAATATTGGGTAA